One segment of Acidovorax sp. DW039 DNA contains the following:
- a CDS encoding PepSY domain-containing protein — translation MRHAKRWLYLAHRWLGVLLCSFFAMWFISGLVMMYVGYPKLTHTERLEHLRPLRDVPIALEPAQALQAAGVSGPLQELRLTVASGGRAVYLATPAAPDEGIPGKRLRNAAPLVIDANTGAALRKVTAEYAMASAHAFSAASAEGVAPRYLGRVDEDAFTHSRALDIHRPLHVLTLADQADTWLYVSGTTGEVVRDAPRTERLWNYVGAWIHWLYPLRGNAFNTYWADIVNWLSIAGTVLALSGTVVGVLRWRFAGPSYKSGARSPYPGAMLRWHHTVGLLFALVTITWIFSGLMSMNPWKMFDSGAPALRTAAMHGGPLQITPMASNPMASVQALLASASPNTRELRWARTAGYPLVQAWTPTGAPTVLHAATAQRHLLTPETLSTAAARLLDAPVQRTVTLTDYDLHYYDRAAHTMTGGTDKPLPVLRVVFADAHATWVHIDPHTGAVLGRTDSHRRTSRWLFGMLHSWDWLPLLERRPLWDAVMILLSLGGAALSLTGVVVGWRRLKLKVRTWSLPRRSPGSFLLTKSVSNGYTATGSSVHPGARASAPQSKAPGFIHQRKTR, via the coding sequence ATGCGGCACGCCAAACGCTGGCTCTATCTGGCTCATCGCTGGCTGGGGGTGCTGTTGTGCAGCTTCTTCGCCATGTGGTTCATCTCCGGCTTGGTGATGATGTATGTGGGCTACCCCAAGCTCACGCACACCGAGCGTCTGGAGCACCTGCGCCCCCTGCGGGATGTCCCCATAGCGCTGGAGCCCGCGCAGGCCCTGCAAGCGGCTGGCGTGTCAGGCCCACTGCAAGAGCTGCGCCTGACGGTGGCCAGCGGCGGGCGTGCCGTGTACCTTGCTACGCCTGCTGCGCCCGACGAGGGCATACCTGGCAAACGCCTTCGCAACGCAGCCCCGTTGGTCATCGACGCCAACACCGGCGCTGCGCTGCGTAAGGTGACGGCCGAGTACGCCATGGCTTCGGCCCACGCTTTTTCTGCTGCCAGCGCTGAGGGGGTCGCGCCACGCTATTTGGGACGGGTTGACGAAGACGCGTTTACCCATTCTCGGGCGCTGGACATACACCGCCCCCTGCATGTGCTGACCTTGGCCGATCAGGCAGACACTTGGCTCTACGTTTCGGGCACCACGGGCGAAGTGGTGCGCGATGCACCGCGCACCGAGCGGCTGTGGAACTACGTGGGTGCTTGGATCCATTGGCTCTACCCCCTGCGCGGCAACGCCTTCAACACCTACTGGGCCGACATCGTGAACTGGCTGTCCATCGCAGGCACGGTACTGGCGCTGTCGGGTACGGTGGTTGGCGTGCTACGCTGGCGCTTTGCGGGGCCAAGCTACAAAAGCGGCGCCCGCTCGCCCTACCCCGGGGCCATGCTGCGCTGGCACCATACAGTGGGTCTGCTGTTTGCGCTGGTCACCATCACCTGGATCTTCAGCGGCCTCATGTCCATGAACCCCTGGAAGATGTTTGACAGCGGCGCCCCCGCCTTGCGCACTGCAGCCATGCATGGCGGGCCGCTGCAGATCACCCCCATGGCGAGCAACCCGATGGCTTCGGTGCAGGCCCTGCTAGCCAGCGCCTCACCCAACACCCGTGAGCTGCGCTGGGCGCGCACGGCAGGCTACCCCCTAGTGCAAGCCTGGACCCCCACGGGAGCGCCTACCGTGCTGCATGCCGCCACGGCACAGCGCCACCTGCTCACGCCCGAAACCCTGTCCACTGCCGCCGCACGCCTGCTGGATGCACCGGTGCAGCGCACCGTCACCCTGACGGATTACGACCTGCACTACTACGACCGCGCCGCCCACACCATGACTGGCGGCACTGACAAGCCCCTGCCCGTGCTGCGTGTGGTGTTTGCCGATGCGCATGCCACCTGGGTGCACATTGACCCCCACACGGGTGCCGTGCTGGGCCGCACAGACAGCCACCGACGCACCAGCCGCTGGCTGTTTGGCATGCTGCACAGTTGGGATTGGCTGCCTCTGCTGGAACGCCGCCCCCTGTGGGACGCCGTGATGATCTTGCTGTCCCTGGGTGGCGCGGCCCTGAGCCTGACCGGCGTGGTAGTAGGCTGGCGCAGACTAAAGCTCAAGGTGCGTACCTGGAGCCTGCCACGGCGAAGCCCTGGGAGTTTTCTGCTTACCAAAAGTGTTTCTAATGGTTACACTGCAACCGGCTCGTCCGTGCACCCCGGTGCCAGGGCGTCTGCCCCACAGTCCAAAGCCCCAGGCTTCATCCATCAGAGAAAAACACGATGA
- a CDS encoding iron ABC transporter permease codes for MRRHPFAFRSLALIVLAGVLALPVLAVLASWLPFGQTDAQAGSILREMAATVLPRYTGTTLWLSVLVALGAAAVGTGAAAAVTLFDFPGRRTFEWLLLLPLAMPAYVTAYAYTDFLQFSGPLQVGLRNTFGLEGRLLPEVRSLGGAVWVFIFSLYPYVYLLARTALGERAAQLMEAARLLGAPLPRRIRTVALPLARPAVAAGVALVLMETLADFGVSSYFGIQTFTTGIYKAWLSMDNRLAAAQLATMLLVVVLALLHLEHRAQKRMRFAAGGVGRAGSSEAQPLVLRGAPRWVAWLLCAVPVVMGFVAPVAFMLRPLAADWSVLPWDRFVEWAGNSVRLGGITAAIAVALALVLAFAVRRNPDRITRGVVQLASVGYAVPGAVIVVGLLLPVGWLQAAMPQWGVGALVTATVVGIVWAYLVRFCAVALQSMQSGYARIPLSLDDSARMLGTGSAGLLARVHWPLLRRSTAAAALLVFVDVMKELPATMVLRPFNSDTLAVVAYQLARDERLGEAALPSLALVAVGLVPVILLSRTLRSKG; via the coding sequence TTGCGCCGCCATCCTTTTGCCTTCCGTTCCCTGGCTTTGATTGTGCTGGCAGGTGTTCTGGCCCTGCCGGTGCTGGCCGTGCTGGCCTCCTGGCTACCGTTTGGCCAGACCGATGCGCAGGCCGGGAGCATCTTGCGTGAGATGGCGGCCACTGTGCTGCCGCGCTACACAGGCACCACGCTGTGGCTGAGCGTGCTGGTGGCATTGGGGGCCGCGGCTGTGGGCACCGGGGCGGCGGCGGCGGTCACGCTGTTTGATTTCCCGGGGCGGCGCACGTTTGAATGGCTGTTGCTGCTGCCCCTGGCCATGCCTGCCTATGTCACGGCCTATGCGTACACAGACTTCCTTCAGTTCAGCGGCCCGCTGCAGGTGGGCTTGCGCAACACCTTTGGCCTGGAAGGCCGACTGCTGCCCGAAGTGCGCAGCCTGGGCGGTGCCGTGTGGGTGTTCATCTTTTCCCTCTACCCCTACGTGTATTTGCTGGCCCGCACCGCACTGGGGGAGCGGGCTGCGCAGCTGATGGAAGCCGCCCGCCTGTTGGGTGCCCCGCTGCCGCGCCGCATTCGCACCGTGGCGCTGCCACTGGCGCGCCCCGCAGTGGCTGCCGGTGTGGCGCTGGTGCTGATGGAGACCTTGGCTGACTTTGGTGTGTCGAGCTATTTCGGTATCCAGACCTTTACCACCGGCATCTACAAGGCCTGGCTGTCCATGGACAACCGGCTGGCTGCCGCGCAACTGGCCACCATGTTGCTGGTGGTGGTGCTGGCCTTGCTGCACCTGGAGCACCGGGCCCAAAAGCGCATGCGGTTTGCGGCGGGCGGGGTGGGGCGCGCGGGTTCGTCTGAGGCGCAACCCCTGGTGTTGCGTGGTGCACCCCGCTGGGTGGCCTGGCTGCTGTGCGCTGTGCCTGTGGTCATGGGTTTTGTGGCCCCGGTGGCTTTCATGCTGCGCCCGCTGGCGGCCGACTGGTCGGTGTTGCCCTGGGACCGGTTTGTGGAGTGGGCTGGCAACAGCGTGCGGCTCGGGGGCATCACGGCTGCCATTGCAGTGGCCCTGGCGCTGGTGCTGGCGTTTGCCGTGCGCCGCAACCCTGATCGCATCACCCGGGGGGTGGTGCAACTGGCCAGCGTGGGCTACGCGGTGCCTGGAGCCGTGATTGTGGTGGGCCTGCTGCTGCCTGTGGGCTGGCTGCAGGCGGCTATGCCGCAGTGGGGTGTGGGTGCCCTGGTCACGGCCACGGTGGTGGGCATCGTGTGGGCCTACCTGGTGCGCTTCTGCGCGGTGGCCTTGCAGTCCATGCAAAGCGGATATGCCCGCATCCCCCTCAGCCTGGACGACTCCGCCCGCATGCTGGGCACCGGCAGCGCCGGTTTGCTGGCCCGCGTGCATTGGCCTTTGCTGCGCCGTTCCACCGCGGCGGCAGCGCTGCTGGTGTTTGTGGATGTGATGAAGGAGCTGCCCGCCACCATGGTGCTGCGCCCCTTCAACAGCGACACCCTGGCCGTGGTGGCCTACCAGCTCGCACGTGATGAGCGGCTGGGCGAAGCGGCCTTGCCCTCGCTGGCGCTGGTGGCGGTGGGGTTGGTGCCGGTGATCTTGCTGAGCCGCACATTGCGCAGCAAAGGCTGA
- a CDS encoding ABC transporter ATP-binding protein translates to MFLEVSQLEVRYPGRAQAAVQGVSLGLHAGDIGVLIGPSGCGKTTLLRAVAGLEPVSGGEIRLTKNVVSSAQRSVPPEQRRIGMVFQDYALFPHLSVGRNVAFGIHQLPRAEQAARVAEVLELVGLAGSEHRYPHELSGGQQQRVALARALAPRPQLMLLDEPFSNLDVDLRERLAHEVRGILKAAGATALFVTHDQFEAFAIGDVIGVMHDGHLHQWDDAYTLYHRPATRFVADFIGHGVFAPATLVQRGSNVVAQTPLGELTDLAECPLPGSYPGGECDVLLRADDIVHDDQAPVQARIVRKAFRGSEFLYTLELDSGLQVMAHVPSHHDHAVGERIGIRAQVDHVVTFARE, encoded by the coding sequence ATGTTCCTAGAGGTCTCCCAACTTGAAGTGCGCTACCCCGGCCGCGCACAAGCCGCCGTGCAAGGCGTTTCGCTGGGTTTGCATGCAGGCGATATTGGCGTGCTGATTGGCCCCTCGGGCTGCGGCAAAACCACGCTGCTGCGGGCTGTGGCCGGGCTGGAGCCCGTATCTGGCGGAGAGATCCGCCTGACCAAGAACGTGGTCAGCAGCGCCCAGCGCAGCGTTCCGCCTGAGCAGCGGCGCATTGGCATGGTGTTCCAGGACTACGCGCTGTTCCCGCATCTTTCGGTCGGTCGCAACGTGGCCTTTGGCATCCACCAGCTGCCCCGCGCGGAGCAGGCAGCGCGCGTGGCAGAAGTGCTGGAACTGGTGGGCCTGGCGGGCAGCGAGCACCGCTACCCGCACGAGCTTTCTGGCGGCCAGCAGCAGCGTGTGGCCCTGGCGCGTGCGCTGGCACCACGCCCCCAGCTCATGCTGCTGGACGAGCCCTTTTCCAACCTGGACGTGGACCTGCGGGAACGCCTGGCCCATGAGGTGCGCGGCATTCTCAAGGCGGCAGGGGCCACGGCCCTGTTCGTCACGCACGACCAGTTCGAGGCGTTTGCGATTGGCGATGTGATTGGCGTGATGCACGACGGCCATCTGCACCAGTGGGACGATGCCTACACCCTGTACCACCGCCCCGCCACACGTTTTGTGGCCGACTTCATCGGCCACGGTGTGTTTGCCCCCGCCACGCTGGTGCAACGGGGCAGCAACGTGGTGGCACAAACCCCATTGGGCGAGTTGACTGACCTGGCCGAATGTCCCCTGCCTGGCAGCTACCCCGGCGGCGAATGCGATGTGCTGCTCAGGGCCGACGACATCGTGCACGACGACCAGGCCCCCGTGCAGGCCCGCATCGTGCGCAAAGCGTTTCGCGGATCCGAGTTTCTGTACACGCTGGAGCTGGACAGCGGCCTGCAGGTGATGGCCCATGTGCCCAGCCACCATGACCACGCCGTGGGCGAGCGCATCGGCATCCGCGCGCAGGTCGACCATGTGGTGACCTTTGCACGTGAGTAA
- a CDS encoding methyl-accepting chemotaxis protein, translating into MTAFVDTRPRTTNILGRRLLATFITVLLLTLAGSAIGIWSLRAVDAATRQAIENNVATERLVADAYRLQAINTERYKAMALSSEPEVGEILTADIDRTQAAYTALLGQLASRLQTPEEQALLDKTRTRAQDFQAAVKELVTARDFGLTERIRKVFSERFEPSAAALLGALQQLAQSQRDAIDAAGAQIAQRSHNAQLALALFCTAALLLGSVLTWWLMRSISRPIVLASATAQRVSSLDLRQDIAGHQRDEAGQLLLALNTMQEALRTLVTQVRHSAHSVRLAAHEMAQGNADLSERTEGTASSLQQTAAALEQVTQRLQQSTETAARAEHMASQASAVAAEGGAAMAQIIETMQGIQRSSRKVEEVTGVIDTIAFQTNILALNAAVEAARAGEAGRGFAVVAAEVRQLATRAGEAAREIKGLITTSVQSVEAGTTLVNGAGQTMGQIVESIRNVASMISDISAATHSQTRDIHDINTAVAKLDEMTQQNSALVEESAAASEGLRLQAHDLTQLISQFVLPQAEGVPTSPRHALPALPQH; encoded by the coding sequence ATGACCGCTTTTGTTGACACCCGTCCACGTACCACCAACATCCTGGGCCGCCGCCTGCTGGCCACGTTCATTACTGTGCTGTTGCTCACTCTTGCGGGCTCGGCCATCGGCATCTGGTCACTGCGCGCGGTAGACGCCGCCACGCGTCAGGCCATTGAAAACAACGTGGCCACCGAGCGTCTGGTGGCCGATGCCTACCGCCTGCAGGCCATCAACACCGAGCGCTACAAGGCCATGGCCCTCAGTTCAGAGCCCGAAGTGGGCGAGATTCTGACGGCTGACATTGACCGCACCCAGGCCGCCTACACCGCGCTGCTCGGCCAGTTGGCAAGCCGCCTGCAGACGCCCGAAGAGCAAGCCCTGCTGGACAAGACCCGCACCCGGGCCCAGGACTTTCAGGCCGCCGTCAAAGAACTCGTCACCGCCCGCGACTTTGGCCTGACCGAGCGCATCCGCAAGGTGTTTTCTGAACGCTTTGAGCCCAGCGCCGCCGCCCTCCTCGGGGCTTTGCAGCAATTGGCCCAGTCGCAGCGCGATGCGATTGACGCTGCAGGGGCACAGATTGCGCAGCGCAGCCACAACGCACAGCTGGCACTGGCCCTGTTTTGCACGGCTGCCCTGCTGCTGGGCAGCGTGTTGACCTGGTGGCTGATGCGCAGCATTTCCCGCCCCATCGTGCTGGCCAGTGCCACGGCACAGCGCGTGTCCAGTCTGGACTTGCGCCAGGACATTGCGGGCCACCAGCGCGACGAAGCGGGCCAGTTGCTGCTGGCCCTGAACACCATGCAGGAAGCCCTGCGCACGCTGGTGACCCAGGTGCGCCACTCGGCCCACAGCGTGCGCCTGGCCGCCCATGAGATGGCCCAGGGCAATGCCGATTTGTCGGAACGCACTGAAGGGACGGCCTCCAGCCTGCAGCAGACAGCCGCCGCGCTGGAGCAGGTCACCCAGCGCCTGCAGCAATCCACAGAGACGGCAGCCCGCGCCGAGCACATGGCCAGCCAGGCCTCTGCCGTGGCGGCCGAGGGCGGAGCGGCCATGGCCCAGATCATCGAGACGATGCAAGGCATCCAGCGCTCATCGCGCAAGGTGGAAGAGGTCACGGGTGTCATCGACACCATTGCCTTCCAGACCAATATCCTGGCCCTGAACGCGGCTGTAGAAGCGGCGCGTGCCGGAGAGGCAGGCCGGGGCTTTGCCGTGGTGGCGGCGGAAGTGAGGCAACTGGCCACGCGCGCCGGAGAGGCCGCCCGCGAAATCAAGGGGCTGATCACCACGTCCGTGCAGAGCGTGGAAGCGGGAACCACCCTGGTCAACGGTGCGGGCCAGACCATGGGCCAGATCGTGGAATCCATCCGCAACGTGGCCAGCATGATCAGCGACATCAGCGCCGCCACCCATTCGCAAACCCGCGACATTCATGACATCAACACGGCGGTGGCAAAGCTGGATGAGATGACGCAGCAGAACTCAGCACTGGTGGAGGAATCTGCAGCGGCGTCTGAAGGGCTGCGGCTGCAGGCGCATGACCTCACGCAGTTGATCAGCCAGTTTGTGTTGCCTCAGGCCGAGGGGGTACCGACCTCCCCACGCCATGCGTTGCCCGCGCTGCCTCAGCATTGA
- a CDS encoding Yip1 family protein, with the protein MQALIQRVQRILLQPVPTWAEIDNERTDVLSLFKSYVMPLALIPALCGFIGMSLIGISLLGVTVRIPLVSGLVQMVVSYALSLAGVFVLGLVIDALAPMFGGQKNPIQAFKVAAYSCTAAFVGGVFGLIPALSVLGLLAALYSFYLLYTGLPVLMQSGRDKSLAYTAVVVVVALVLGLVMAGVSSLFTRSQMPALGHSGGGSITVNGPKGKVTVDMAGLEAAGKKMEEAARQMEKANNSEALPVQALKAALPQQLGGMPRTAVQTQDGAALGLPSSHASATYTLEDRQVKLDITDAGALGQMAALAAGMGTSEKEDEVRVEKTWQEGGRTRHQRYYKDGSQAEMEVVLKNGVVIRANANQMNVQALQTLLSQVSWTSLEAMERKPKS; encoded by the coding sequence ATGCAAGCCCTCATCCAGCGCGTTCAGCGCATCCTTTTGCAGCCCGTGCCCACCTGGGCCGAAATCGACAATGAGCGCACCGATGTGCTCTCGCTCTTCAAAAGCTATGTCATGCCTTTGGCGCTGATTCCTGCGCTGTGCGGTTTTATAGGCATGTCGTTGATCGGCATCAGCCTGCTGGGCGTGACGGTGCGCATTCCGCTGGTCAGCGGCCTGGTGCAGATGGTGGTGTCGTACGCGCTCAGCCTGGCGGGTGTCTTTGTGCTGGGACTGGTGATTGATGCGCTGGCTCCCATGTTTGGCGGGCAGAAGAACCCTATCCAGGCCTTCAAGGTCGCTGCGTATTCGTGCACAGCGGCTTTCGTGGGCGGTGTCTTTGGTCTGATCCCGGCTTTGTCCGTGCTGGGTCTGTTGGCCGCGCTGTACTCGTTTTACCTTCTGTACACGGGGCTGCCGGTGCTCATGCAAAGCGGGCGTGACAAGTCGCTGGCCTATACCGCGGTGGTGGTCGTTGTGGCGCTGGTGTTGGGGTTGGTCATGGCGGGTGTCAGTTCGCTGTTCACACGTTCGCAAATGCCTGCCTTGGGCCACAGTGGCGGCGGCAGCATCACCGTCAATGGTCCCAAGGGCAAGGTGACTGTGGACATGGCCGGACTGGAGGCTGCGGGCAAAAAGATGGAAGAAGCTGCACGCCAGATGGAGAAGGCCAACAACAGCGAGGCCCTGCCCGTGCAGGCGCTCAAGGCTGCCTTGCCGCAACAGCTTGGAGGCATGCCTCGCACTGCAGTGCAGACGCAGGACGGCGCCGCTTTGGGCCTGCCCTCCAGCCATGCCAGCGCCACTTACACACTGGAAGACCGGCAGGTGAAGCTGGACATCACCGACGCCGGAGCCCTGGGCCAGATGGCCGCGCTGGCCGCGGGCATGGGCACTTCCGAAAAGGAGGACGAAGTGCGTGTGGAGAAGACATGGCAAGAGGGCGGCCGCACCCGGCACCAGCGCTACTACAAGGATGGCAGCCAGGCCGAGATGGAAGTGGTGCTGAAAAACGGTGTGGTGATCCGAGCCAACGCCAACCAGATGAATGTGCAGGCCCTGCAGACTTTGTTGTCGCAGGTGAGTTGGACAAGTCTGGAAGCCATGGAGCGCAAGCCCAAATCTTGA
- a CDS encoding lysophospholipid acyltransferase family protein: MKVLRAVWRMLRLLGHVLHGLWVVTVRFPRLSQEQQYIRVQVWSQQLLACAGISLRVQGQPPVGGPIMLVANHISWLDIPVMHAARHCCFISKSDVQGWPLIGTLATAGGTLYIERSSRRDAMRMVRTMQEALERHEVLAVFPEGTTGDGRTMLPFHANLLQAAVLANAPVQPVGLRFVDRATGATSFAPSYIGDETLLGSIWRTLSAPAIEAVVTYGEPETPQGRDRREWAVHLQALVDTLRLKG; encoded by the coding sequence ATGAAAGTCCTGCGAGCCGTCTGGCGCATGCTGCGCCTGCTGGGCCATGTGCTGCACGGTCTGTGGGTGGTCACGGTGCGGTTTCCCCGTCTGTCGCAAGAGCAGCAATACATCAGGGTTCAAGTCTGGTCACAGCAGCTGTTGGCCTGTGCCGGCATCTCCCTGCGGGTGCAGGGCCAGCCCCCCGTGGGCGGGCCCATCATGCTGGTGGCCAATCACATCTCGTGGCTGGATATTCCGGTCATGCACGCGGCACGCCACTGCTGCTTCATCTCCAAGTCGGACGTGCAGGGCTGGCCGCTGATCGGCACCCTGGCCACGGCGGGCGGCACGCTCTACATTGAGCGCAGCTCGCGCCGCGACGCCATGCGCATGGTGCGCACCATGCAAGAGGCGCTGGAACGCCACGAGGTGCTCGCGGTTTTTCCTGAAGGCACCACGGGCGATGGGCGCACCATGCTGCCTTTTCATGCCAACCTGTTGCAGGCTGCGGTGCTGGCCAATGCACCTGTGCAGCCTGTAGGGCTCCGTTTCGTGGATCGGGCCACCGGTGCCACCAGCTTCGCTCCCAGCTATATCGGCGACGAGACCTTGCTCGGCTCCATCTGGCGCACGCTCAGCGCCCCGGCCATTGAGGCGGTGGTGACCTATGGCGAACCCGAAACCCCGCAGGGCCGCGATCGCCGCGAGTGGGCGGTCCATCTGCAGGCTTTGGTCGATACGCTGCGGCTGAAGGGCTGA
- a CDS encoding dihydroorotase: MKILIKNGRVIDPHSGLDQVGDVALAAGRIVGLLRTPADFAPTRTMDAAGCIVLPGLVDLAARLREPGHEHEGMLESEMAAAVAGGVTSLVCPPDTDPVLDEPGLVEMLKFRAEKLYQSRLFPLGALTRSLAGEVLTEMAELTESGCVGFGQAEVPLASTQVLQRALQYAATFGYTVWLRPQEMHLGKGVAASGPLATRLGLSGVPVAAETIALHTIFELLKTTGARVHLCRISSAAGVQLVRQAKAEGLKVTADVSINSLHLTDVDIGFFDSRARLSPPLRQQRDRDALSAALADGTIDALVSDHNPVDEDAKTLPFAEAEPGATGLELLLSLALKWSQDQGVPLARALAVVTAEPARVLGSALGTLQASVGQLVEGGVADLCVFDPQAAWTVDAPALRSQGKHTPFSGYELPGSVRATLVGGQLAFERERG, from the coding sequence ATGAAAATACTCATCAAGAACGGCCGTGTGATCGACCCCCACAGCGGGCTGGACCAGGTGGGCGATGTGGCCCTGGCTGCAGGGCGCATCGTGGGCTTGCTGCGCACTCCGGCAGACTTTGCGCCCACCCGCACTATGGATGCAGCCGGTTGCATCGTGCTGCCCGGCCTGGTGGACTTGGCAGCGCGCCTGCGCGAGCCCGGCCATGAGCACGAAGGCATGCTCGAATCCGAAATGGCCGCTGCCGTGGCAGGCGGGGTGACCAGCCTGGTATGCCCCCCCGATACCGACCCGGTTCTGGACGAACCTGGGCTGGTGGAAATGCTCAAGTTCCGCGCCGAAAAGCTGTACCAGTCGCGCCTCTTCCCCTTGGGCGCGCTCACACGCAGTCTGGCAGGCGAAGTGCTGACCGAAATGGCCGAGCTGACCGAATCCGGCTGCGTGGGCTTTGGGCAGGCCGAGGTGCCGCTGGCCAGCACCCAGGTGCTGCAACGTGCGCTGCAGTACGCCGCCACCTTCGGCTACACCGTGTGGTTGCGCCCGCAGGAGATGCATCTGGGCAAGGGCGTGGCGGCCAGCGGCCCCCTGGCCACGCGCCTGGGCCTTTCTGGCGTGCCCGTGGCCGCAGAGACCATTGCCCTGCACACCATTTTTGAACTGCTCAAGACCACCGGCGCGCGTGTGCACCTGTGCCGTATCAGCAGCGCTGCAGGTGTGCAGCTGGTGCGCCAGGCCAAGGCAGAAGGCCTCAAAGTCACGGCCGACGTGAGCATCAACTCGTTGCACCTCACGGATGTGGACATTGGCTTCTTCGACAGCCGCGCTCGCCTGTCGCCCCCGCTGCGTCAGCAGCGTGACCGCGATGCCTTGAGTGCTGCGCTGGCAGACGGCACCATCGACGCGCTCGTGTCGGACCACAACCCCGTGGACGAAGACGCCAAGACCCTGCCCTTTGCCGAGGCTGAACCGGGAGCTACCGGGCTGGAGCTTCTGCTGTCCCTGGCGCTCAAGTGGTCGCAAGACCAGGGCGTGCCACTGGCGCGCGCGCTGGCCGTGGTCACGGCAGAACCTGCGCGTGTCCTGGGTTCCGCCCTGGGCACCTTGCAGGCCAGCGTTGGGCAACTGGTGGAAGGCGGCGTGGCCGACCTGTGCGTGTTCGACCCGCAGGCCGCATGGACGGTCGATGCACCGGCCCTGCGCAGCCAAGGCAAGCACACACCGTTTTCTGGCTACGAGTTGCCTGGCAGCGTGCGTGCCACGCTGGTGGGCGGCCAACTGGCCTTTGAGCGTGAGCGGGGCTGA
- a CDS encoding aspartate carbamoyltransferase catalytic subunit gives MLHKRNPQLNKNGELIHLLSVEGLPRDIVTHILDTAANFVSVNDREVKKVPLLRGKSVFNLFFENSTRTRTTFEIAAKRLSADVINLDIARSSASKGESLLDTIANLSAMAADLFVVRHSESGAPYLIAQHVAPHVHVINAGDGRHAHPTQGLLDMYTIRHYKKDFSNLTVAIVGDVLHSRVARSDIHALTTLGAAEVRVVGPRTLVPGDMAQMGVRVCHTLEEGIKDADVVIMLRLQNERMSGALLPSSQEYFKSFGLTQEKLQLAKPDAIVMHPGPINRGVEIDSAVVDGKQSVILPQVTFGIAVRMAVMSIVAGNEA, from the coding sequence GTGCTGCACAAGCGCAATCCCCAACTCAACAAGAACGGCGAACTGATCCACCTGCTGTCGGTGGAGGGCCTGCCGCGCGACATCGTCACGCACATCCTCGACACCGCCGCCAACTTCGTGAGCGTGAACGATCGCGAAGTGAAGAAAGTGCCCCTGCTGCGCGGCAAAAGCGTGTTCAACCTGTTTTTTGAAAACAGCACGCGTACCCGCACCACGTTCGAGATCGCAGCCAAGCGCCTGTCGGCGGACGTGATCAACCTGGACATTGCCCGCAGCTCGGCCAGCAAGGGCGAATCGCTGCTGGACACCATTGCCAACCTGAGCGCCATGGCTGCCGACCTGTTCGTGGTTCGGCACAGCGAATCGGGGGCGCCTTACCTGATTGCGCAGCACGTGGCACCCCATGTGCACGTGATCAACGCGGGCGATGGCCGCCATGCCCACCCCACGCAGGGGCTGCTGGACATGTACACCATCCGCCACTACAAGAAGGACTTCAGCAACCTCACCGTCGCCATCGTGGGCGACGTGCTGCACTCGCGCGTGGCGCGCTCGGACATCCACGCCCTCACCACCCTCGGCGCGGCTGAAGTGCGCGTGGTGGGCCCCCGCACCCTGGTGCCCGGCGACATGGCCCAGATGGGCGTGCGCGTGTGCCACACGCTGGAAGAAGGCATCAAGGATGCCGACGTGGTCATCATGCTGCGCCTGCAGAACGAGCGCATGAGCGGCGCGCTGCTGCCTTCCAGCCAGGAGTACTTCAAGAGCTTCGGCCTCACGCAAGAGAAGCTGCAACTGGCCAAGCCCGACGCCATCGTCATGCACCCCGGCCCCATCAACCGCGGCGTGGAGATCGACTCCGCCGTGGTCGATGGCAAGCAGAGCGTGATCCTGCCGCAGGTCACCTTTGGCATTGCCGTGCGCATGGCCGTGATGTCCATCGTGGCGGGAAATGAAGCTTAA
- the pyrR gene encoding bifunctional pyr operon transcriptional regulator/uracil phosphoribosyltransferase PyrR, with protein sequence MTLSPAGQAGSLVLDAEALYRELLRGVRSMLTPTTRLAGIASGGAWLAERLQKDLGLDGAPGVLSSVMHRDDFAQRGLATGAQTSLPFDVDGADVLVLDDVLFTGRTIRAVLNELFDYGRPASVRLAVLVDRGGRELPVQADFAAARVALPGNQSLALARDAGGSFQFQVQDKD encoded by the coding sequence ATGACCCTTTCTCCTGCCGGCCAGGCCGGCAGCCTCGTGCTGGATGCCGAGGCCCTGTACCGTGAACTGCTGCGCGGTGTGCGCAGCATGCTGACCCCCACGACGCGACTGGCGGGCATCGCCTCGGGCGGTGCCTGGCTGGCCGAGCGCCTGCAGAAGGACCTGGGCCTGGACGGCGCTCCCGGAGTGCTGTCCTCGGTCATGCACCGCGATGACTTTGCCCAGCGTGGTCTGGCCACCGGTGCGCAGACCAGCCTGCCCTTCGATGTGGATGGTGCCGATGTGCTGGTGCTTGATGACGTGCTCTTCACCGGTCGCACTATCCGTGCCGTGCTCAATGAGCTGTTCGACTATGGCCGCCCCGCCAGCGTGCGCCTGGCCGTGCTGGTAGACCGCGGCGGGCGCGAATTGCCCGTGCAGGCCGACTTTGCCGCCGCCCGCGTGGCATTGCCGGGTAACCAGTCGCTTGCCCTGGCCCGTGATGCGGGCGGCAGTTTCCAGTTCCAAGTCCAAGACAAAGACTAA